In the genome of Triticum urartu cultivar G1812 chromosome 5, Tu2.1, whole genome shotgun sequence, one region contains:
- the LOC125511440 gene encoding subtilisin-like protease 4, protein MRSLVAVPVLLLLAQLLGACHGQEQRKNYVVHLEPRDDEGSAALPVEDWHRSFLPEAAPSSAGDGGADAGPRIIYSYSHVLTGFAARLSDAEAEALRGRAGCIRLYPEVFLPLATTHSPGFLGLQTGKDGFWSRSGFGRGVVIGLVDTGILPSHPSFGDAGMPPPPKKWKGACEFKAIAGAGGCNNKVIGARAFGSAAVNDTAPPVDDAGHGTHTASTAAGNFVENADVRGNAHGTASGMAPHAHLAIYKVCSRSRCSIMDVIAGLDAAVKDGVDVISMSIDVSDGAQFNYDLVAVATYKAIERGIFVSAAAGNAGPAAGSVSNCAPWMLTVAAGTTDRAIRTTVKLGNGQEFDGESLFQPHNNSAGRPLPLVFPGASGDPDARGCSSLPDSVSGKVVLCESRGFKEHVEQGQTVKAYSGAGMILMNKPEEGYTTFANAHVLPASHVSNAAGSKITAYFKSTPSPTASITFKGTVLGISPAPTVAFFSSRGPSKASPGILKPDISGPGMNILAAWAPSEMHPEFIDDVSLAFFMESGTSMSTPHLSGIAAVIKSLHPSWSPAAIKSALMTSSDPADHAGVPVKDEQYRRASFFTMGAGYVNPSRAVDPGLVYDLSPNDYIPYLCGLGYGDDGVKEIVHRRVDCAKLKPITEAELNYPSLVVKLLSQPITVRRTVKNVGKAGSVYTAVVDMPKEVSVTVRPPMLRFSKVNERQSFTVTVRWAGKQPAVAGAEGNLKWVSPEHVVRSPIVVPPAKVVA, encoded by the coding sequence ATGAGGAGCCTCGTGGCCGTgcccgtcctcctcctcctggcgcagcTGCTCGGCGCGTGCCACGGGCAGGAGCAGCGGAAGAACTACGTGGTGCATCTCGAGCCCAGGGACGACGAGGGGAGCGCCGCTCTCCCGGTCGAGGACTGGCACCGTTCCTTCCTGCCGGAGGCCGCGCCCAGCTCTgccggcgacggcggggcggACGCCGGGCCCAGGATCATCTACTCCTACAGCCACGTGCTCACCGGGTTCGCCGCGCGGCTCAGCGacgccgaggccgaggcgctgcGGGGCCGGGCGGGCTGCATCAGGCTCTACCCCGAGGTGTTCCTCCCGCTGGCCACCACCCACTCGCCGGGGTTTCTCGGCCTGCAGACCGGCAAGGACGGCTTCTGGAGCCGCTCTGGGTTTGGCCGCGGCGTGGTGATTGGGCTCGTCGACACCGGCATCCTGCCCAGTCACCCGTCCTTTGGGGACGCCGGGATGCCGCCGCCGCCCAAGAAGTGGAAGGGCGCGTGCGAGTTCAAGGCCATTGCCGGCGCGGGGGGTTGCAACAACAAGGTCATCGGCGCGCGCGCGTTCGGCAGCGCCGCCGTCAACGACACGGCCCCGCCCGTCGACGACGCCGGCCACGGCACCCACACGGCCAGCACAGCCGCGGGAAATTTCGTGGAGAACGCCGATGTCCGTGGCAATGCGCACGGCACGGCGTCCGGCATGGCGCCGCACGCGCACCTGGCCATTTACAAGGTGTGCTCGCGCAGCCGCTGCTCCATCATGGACGTCATCGCCGGGCTTGACGCCGCCGTCAAGGATGGGGTGGACGTGATCTCCATGTCCATCGACGTCTCCGACGGCGCGCAGTTCAACTAcgacctcgtcgccgtcgccacGTACAAGGCCATTGAGCGTGGCATCTTCGTCAGCGCCGCCGCCGGCAATGCCGGGCCGGCCGCCGGGAGCGTCTCCAACTGCGCGCCCTGGATGCTCACTGTCGCGGCCGGCACCACGGATCGGGCGATACGCACCACGGTGAAGCTCGGCAACGGCCAGGAGTTCGACGGCGAGTCCCTGTTCCAGCCCCATAACAACTCCGCCGGGCGCCCGCTCCCGCTCGTGTTCCCCGGCGCCAGCGGCGACCCGGACGCCCGCGGCTGCAGCTCCCTCCCCGACTCGGTGAGCGGCAAGGTGGTGCTCTGCGAGAGCCGGGGCTTCAAGGAGCACGTCGAGCAGGGGCAGACCGTGAAGGCGTACAGCGGCGCCGGCATGATCCTCATGAACAAGCCGGAGGAGGGGTATACCACCTTCGCCAACGCGCACGTGCTGCCGGCGTCGCACGTCAGCAACGCCGCCGGCTCGAAGATCACCGCCTACTTCAAGTCGACGCCCAGCCCCACGGCGAGCATCACGTTCAAGGGGACGGTGCTGGGCATCTCCCCTGCCCCGAcggtggccttcttctcctcccgCGGGCCGAGCAAGGCCAGCCCCGGCATCCTGAAGCCGGACATCAGCGGGCCGGGGATGAACATCCTCGCCGCGTGGGCGCCGAGCGAGATGCATCCGGAGTTCATCGACGACGTGAGCCTGGCCTTTTTCATGGAGTCCGGCACGTCCATGTCCACCCCGCACCTGAGCGGCATCGCCGCCGTCATCAAGAGCCTGCACCCGAGCTGGTCCCCGGCGGCCATCAAGTCGGCGCTCATGACGTCCTCGGACCCCGCGGACCACGCCGGCGTGCCGGTGAAGGACGAGCAGTACCGCCGGGCGAGCTTCTTCACCATGGGCGCCGGGTACGTGAACCCGTCGCGCGCCGTGGACCCGGGCCTGGTCTACGACCTCTCGCCCAACGACTACATCCCGTACCTGTGCGGGCTGGGCTACGGCGACGACGGCGTGAAGGAGATCGTGCACCGCCGCGTGGACTGCGCCAAGCTGAAGCCCATCACGGAGGCGGAGCTCAACTACCCGTCGCTGGTGGTGAAGCTGCTGTCGCAGCCGATCACCGTCCGCCGCACCGTGAAGAACGTGGGCAAGGCCGGCTCGGTGTACACGGCCGTGGTGGACATGCCCAAGGAGGTGTCGGTCACGGTGCGCCCGCCGATGCTGCGCTTCTCCAAGGTGAACGAGAGGCAGAGCTTCACGGTGACGGTGCGGTGGGCCGGGAAGCAGCCGGCCGTCGCCGGCGCCGAGGGGAACCTCAAGTGGGTCTCCCCGGAGCACGTGGTGCGGAGCCCCATCGTGGTGCCGCCGGCCAAGGTGGTCGCGTAG